A DNA window from Rhinolophus sinicus isolate RSC01 linkage group LG10, ASM3656204v1, whole genome shotgun sequence contains the following coding sequences:
- the ECSCR gene encoding endothelial cell-specific chemotaxis regulator isoform X2 has translation MGTVGATQLCWAILSFLLLQGHNCQPTLQTPSPQGSFSLSLTTEPTSPNTAVPEKASQVPIVASTPASPRSRVMDDHTPSLLDLTQFQPQQHTSALDTSQNVTPKSATMSLRTKEDSTILPSPTSETVLTVAAFGVISFIVILVVVVIILVSVVSLRFKCQKNKESEDPQKPGSSGLSESCSTANGEKDSITLISMKNINMNNSKGCPSAEKVL, from the exons ATGGGGACTGTGGGAGCGACGCAGCTGTGCTGGGCgattctcagtttcctcctgctCCAAG GCCACAACTGCCAACCCACACTCCAGACCCCTAGCCCTCAAG GATCCTTCAGTCTAAGTCTGACCACAGAGCCAACTTCTCCCAACACAG CTGTTCCAGAGAAGGCCTCACAGGTCCCCATAGTAGCCAGCACACCCGCGTCACCAAGGTCACGCGTCATGGATGACCACACCCCGTCCTTGCTGGACCTGACTCAGTTCCAGCCACAACAGCACACATCAGCACTTG ACACCTCTCAAAATGTTACTCCCAAATCAGCCACCATGAGCCTGAGGACAAAAGAAGACTCAACCATCCTGCCCAGCCCTACATCAGAGACGGTGCTCACGGTGGCTGCATTTG GTGTCATCAGCTTCATCGTCATCCTGGTGGTCGTGGTGATCATCCTGGTCAGTGTGGTCAGCCTAAGGTTTAAGTGTCAGAAGAACAAGGAATCTGAAG ATCCCCAGAAACCTGGGAGTTCAGGGCTATCTGAAAG CTGCTCCACAGCCAATGGAGAGAAAGACAGCATCACCCTCATCTCCATGAAGAATATCAACATGAATAACAGCAAAGGATGCCCTTCAGCAGAGAAG GTTCTTTAA
- the DNAJC18 gene encoding dnaJ homolog subfamily C member 18, with amino-acid sequence MAATLGSGERWTEAYIDAIRRNKYPEDRPPESHDPCGCCNCMKAQKEKKSENERTQTRQGEGSTTYTEEQLLGVQRIKKCRNYYEILGVSRNASDEELKKAYRKLALKFHPDKNCAPGATDAFKAIGNAFAVLSNPDKRLRYDEYGDEQVTFTAPRARPDNYYRDFEADITPEELFNVFFGGHFPTGNIHMFSNVTDDTQYYRQRHRHEKMQTRKEEEEEKPQTTYSAFIQLLPVLVIVIISVITQLLAANPPYSLFYKSALGYTISRETQNLQVPYFVDKNFDKAYRGASLRDLEKTIEKDYIDYIQTSCWKEKQQKSELTNLAGLYRDERLKQKAESLKLENCEKLSKLIGLRRGG; translated from the exons ATGGCAGCAACTCTGGGCAGCGGGGAACGCTGGACGGAAG CTTACATTGATGCAATTAGAAGAAACAAATACCCAGAAGACAGACCTCCCGAAAGTCATGACCCCTGTGGTTGCTGTAATTGCATGAAGGcgcaaaaggaaaagaagtctGAGAATGAGCGGACTCAGACCCGGCAGGGTGAGGGGAGTACCACTTATACCGAGGAACAGCTGCTTGGGGTACAAAG GATTAAGAAATGCAGAAATTACTATGAGATTCTGGGAGTTTCTCGAAATGCCAGTGATGAAGAGCTTAAGAAAGCTTACCGAAAACTCGCCCTGAAATTTCACCCTGACAAGAACTGTGCTCCCGGAGCAACAGATGCTTTCAAAG CGATAGGAAATGCCTTTGCAGTCCTGAGCAATCCTGACAAGAGACTCCGCTATGATGAATATGGAGATGAACAGGTGACGTTCACTGCCCCTCGAGCCAGACCTGATAATTATTACAGGGACTTTGAAGCTGACATCACTCCAGAAGAGCTATTCAACGTCTTCTTTGGAGGACATTTTCCTACAG gaaATATTCATATGTTTTCAAATGTGACCGATGATACCCAATATTACCGCCAGCGGCACCGACATGAGAAGATGCAGACacggaaggaagaggaagaagaaaaacctcAG actaCTTATTCTGCATTTATTCAGTTACTTCCAGTTCTTGTGATTGTGATTATATCTGTCATTACTCAGCTGCTAGCTGCTAACCCCCCGTATAGTCTATTCTACAAATC GGCCCTGGGCTACACCATTTCTAGAGAAACCCAGAACCTGCAGGTGCCTTACTTTGTGGATAAAAACTTTGACAAGGCCTACAGGGGAGCATCTCTGCGTGACCTGGAGAAGACGATAGAGAAAGATTACATTGATTACATACAGACGAGTTGTTGGAAGGAGAAACAACAAA AGTCGGAGTTAACAAATTTGGCAGGATTATACAGAGATGAACGACTGAAACAGAAAGCAGAGTCGCTGAAACTTGAAAACTGTGAAAAACTTTCCAAACTTATTGGCCTACGCAGAGGTGGCTGA
- the ECSCR gene encoding endothelial cell-specific chemotaxis regulator isoform X1 has product MGTVGATQLCWAILSFLLLQGHNCQPTLQTPSPQGSFSLSLTTEPTSPNTGDSPSSEPSSPSPPSSARTPAVPEKASQVPIVASTPASPRSRVMDDHTPSLLDLTQFQPQQHTSALDTSQNVTPKSATMSLRTKEDSTILPSPTSETVLTVAAFGVISFIVILVVVVIILVSVVSLRFKCQKNKESEDPQKPGSSGLSESCSTANGEKDSITLISMKNINMNNSKGCPSAEKVL; this is encoded by the exons ATGGGGACTGTGGGAGCGACGCAGCTGTGCTGGGCgattctcagtttcctcctgctCCAAG GCCACAACTGCCAACCCACACTCCAGACCCCTAGCCCTCAAG GATCCTTCAGTCTAAGTCTGACCACAGAGCCAACTTCTCCCAACACAG GAGACAGCCCTTCCTCAGAGCCAAGTAGCCCAAGCCCTCCATCTAGCGCCAGGACCCCAG CTGTTCCAGAGAAGGCCTCACAGGTCCCCATAGTAGCCAGCACACCCGCGTCACCAAGGTCACGCGTCATGGATGACCACACCCCGTCCTTGCTGGACCTGACTCAGTTCCAGCCACAACAGCACACATCAGCACTTG ACACCTCTCAAAATGTTACTCCCAAATCAGCCACCATGAGCCTGAGGACAAAAGAAGACTCAACCATCCTGCCCAGCCCTACATCAGAGACGGTGCTCACGGTGGCTGCATTTG GTGTCATCAGCTTCATCGTCATCCTGGTGGTCGTGGTGATCATCCTGGTCAGTGTGGTCAGCCTAAGGTTTAAGTGTCAGAAGAACAAGGAATCTGAAG ATCCCCAGAAACCTGGGAGTTCAGGGCTATCTGAAAG CTGCTCCACAGCCAATGGAGAGAAAGACAGCATCACCCTCATCTCCATGAAGAATATCAACATGAATAACAGCAAAGGATGCCCTTCAGCAGAGAAG GTTCTTTAA
- the ECSCR gene encoding endothelial cell-specific chemotaxis regulator isoform X4 gives MGTVGATQLCWAILSFLLLQGHNCQPTLQTPSPQGSFSLSLTTEPTSPNTGDSPSSEPSSPSPPSSARTPGTLPLRLQMPSKEGPVRKQTQFLLERRIQTTVPEKASQVPIVASTPASPRSRVMDDHTPSLLDLTQFQPQQHTSALDTSQNVTPKSATMSLRTKEDSTILPSPTSETVLTVAAFGVISFIVILVVVVIILVSVVSLRFKCQKNKESEDPQKPGSSGLSESCSTANGEKDSITLISMKNINMNNSKGCPSAEKVL, from the exons ATGGGGACTGTGGGAGCGACGCAGCTGTGCTGGGCgattctcagtttcctcctgctCCAAG GCCACAACTGCCAACCCACACTCCAGACCCCTAGCCCTCAAG GATCCTTCAGTCTAAGTCTGACCACAGAGCCAACTTCTCCCAACACAG GAGACAGCCCTTCCTCAGAGCCAAGTAGCCCAAGCCCTCCATCTAGCGCCAGGACCCCAGGTACTCTGCCACTCAGACTACAAATGCCATCCAAGGAGGGCCcagtgaggaaacagacacagttTCTGCTCGAAAGGAGAATACAGACAA CTGTTCCAGAGAAGGCCTCACAGGTCCCCATAGTAGCCAGCACACCCGCGTCACCAAGGTCACGCGTCATGGATGACCACACCCCGTCCTTGCTGGACCTGACTCAGTTCCAGCCACAACAGCACACATCAGCACTTG ACACCTCTCAAAATGTTACTCCCAAATCAGCCACCATGAGCCTGAGGACAAAAGAAGACTCAACCATCCTGCCCAGCCCTACATCAGAGACGGTGCTCACGGTGGCTGCATTTG GTGTCATCAGCTTCATCGTCATCCTGGTGGTCGTGGTGATCATCCTGGTCAGTGTGGTCAGCCTAAGGTTTAAGTGTCAGAAGAACAAGGAATCTGAAG ATCCCCAGAAACCTGGGAGTTCAGGGCTATCTGAAAG CTGCTCCACAGCCAATGGAGAGAAAGACAGCATCACCCTCATCTCCATGAAGAATATCAACATGAATAACAGCAAAGGATGCCCTTCAGCAGAGAAG GTTCTTTAA
- the ECSCR gene encoding endothelial cell-specific chemotaxis regulator isoform X3, with protein MGTVGATQLCWAILSFLLLQGHNCQPTLQTPSPQAVPEKASQVPIVASTPASPRSRVMDDHTPSLLDLTQFQPQQHTSALDTSQNVTPKSATMSLRTKEDSTILPSPTSETVLTVAAFGVISFIVILVVVVIILVSVVSLRFKCQKNKESEDPQKPGSSGLSESCSTANGEKDSITLISMKNINMNNSKGCPSAEKVL; from the exons ATGGGGACTGTGGGAGCGACGCAGCTGTGCTGGGCgattctcagtttcctcctgctCCAAG GCCACAACTGCCAACCCACACTCCAGACCCCTAGCCCTCAAG CTGTTCCAGAGAAGGCCTCACAGGTCCCCATAGTAGCCAGCACACCCGCGTCACCAAGGTCACGCGTCATGGATGACCACACCCCGTCCTTGCTGGACCTGACTCAGTTCCAGCCACAACAGCACACATCAGCACTTG ACACCTCTCAAAATGTTACTCCCAAATCAGCCACCATGAGCCTGAGGACAAAAGAAGACTCAACCATCCTGCCCAGCCCTACATCAGAGACGGTGCTCACGGTGGCTGCATTTG GTGTCATCAGCTTCATCGTCATCCTGGTGGTCGTGGTGATCATCCTGGTCAGTGTGGTCAGCCTAAGGTTTAAGTGTCAGAAGAACAAGGAATCTGAAG ATCCCCAGAAACCTGGGAGTTCAGGGCTATCTGAAAG CTGCTCCACAGCCAATGGAGAGAAAGACAGCATCACCCTCATCTCCATGAAGAATATCAACATGAATAACAGCAAAGGATGCCCTTCAGCAGAGAAG GTTCTTTAA